A section of the Balearica regulorum gibbericeps isolate bBalReg1 chromosome W, bBalReg1.pri, whole genome shotgun sequence genome encodes:
- the LOC142599338 gene encoding RAB6A-GEF complex partner protein 2-like has translation METSQVTEQREQRQCLWWRGLLWNIELWGGDSYCEMLPIDGPPSFQGQSVKYMYKLTIGCQCVNSPIKLLHIPFHVLVLHGLKDYQFPQDEVMVPSNPFLEEEEGLKKDSYLVDLVTELLMVATSQRSLYLYNISNTRGKVGMFRIFKTMYKIREDVIGTFNFYEGDMPCLQFSVSLQTEESIQEELSSRHGAQGQPISFSTHTHHQEACLHTAQSSFSLPIPLSSSPAFTTNIVSLKWRLHFELMTSGELAGTCLVRGSKSEAVTWIGVEQIEMDTFSWDLPIKVLPNNPILAAYVSQFSSTNSITI, from the exons ATGGAGACTTCTCAAGTCACAGAGCAAAGGGAGCAGAGGCAGTGCCTGTGGTGGAGGGGGCTCCTCTGGAACATTGAGCTCTGGGGAGGAg ATTCATATTGTGAGATGCTGCCCATAGACGGTCCTCCCTCTTTCCAGGGACAGTCGGTGAAGTACATGTACAAGTTGACCATCGGCTGCCAGTGTGTCAACTCCCCCATCAAGCTCCTGCACATTCCCTTCCATGTCCTCGTGCTGCACG GGCTCAAGGATTACCAGTTCCCACAGGATGAGGTCATGGTGCCCTCAAACCCCTtcctggaagaggaggagggctTGAAGAAAGACTCTTACCTGGTGGACCTGGTGACAGAACTGCTCATGGTGGCCACCTCCCAACGCAGCCTGT ACCTGTATAACATCAGCAACACTCGTGGGAAAGTGGGGATGTTTCGCATCTTTAAGACCATGTATAAGATCAGAGAGGATGTCATTGGGACCTTTAACTTCTACGAAGGAGACATGCCATGTCTGCAG TTCTCCGTGAGCCTGCAGACAGAGGAGAGCATCCAGGAGGAGTTATcaagc agacatggagct CAGGGTCAGCCCATCTCCTTCAGCACACACACCCACCATCAGGAGGCCTGCCTGCACACGGCCCAGAGCAGCTTCAGCCTGCCCATCCCACTCAGCTCTAGTCCAGCATTCACCACCAACATTG TGTCCCTGAAGTGGAGGCTGCACTTTGAGCTTATGACCTCTGGGGAGTTGGCAGGGACTTGCTTGGTTCGTGGGAGCAAGTCGGAGGCCGTCACCTGGATTGGGGTGGAGCAGATTGAAATGGACACTTTCAGCTGGGACTTGCCCATCAAAGTCCTTCCCAACAACCCCATCCTGGCTGCCTACGTATCTCAGTTCTCCAGCACCAACTCCATCACCATCTGA
- the LOC142599339 gene encoding prostate-associated microseminoprotein-like: MVKKPSSMPATAMQVQKMSCAWGRLYLLLSLLLQLPGSQAKCYFQAKALCRYEGKQFSLAESWLSTNCLLCTCLHPIGVGCCEITQHPIDFPDWCEAHYDSQTCQISVVRKANPSLPCVKSMEHKWGSASTLEPLSNKVLGTGLSRQRLISAPCSLASASLLQSTPPACSRPAPSHRDITAATFEGNHYPHTMLLS, from the exons ATGGTGAAGAAGCCCAGCTCAATGCCAGCCACGGCCATGCAAGTACAGAAGATGAGTTGTGCTTGGGGCAGGCTTTacctgctgctctccctcctcctccagctgccaggcTCCCAGGCCAAATGCTACTTCCAGGCTAAAG ctctctgcaggtaCGAGGGGAAGCAGTTCTCCCTTGCGGAGTCATGGCTGAGTACCAACTGCCTGCTCTGCACCTGCCTGCACCCCATCGGCGTGGGCTGCTGTGAGAT cacccagcaccccatTGACTTCCCTGATTGGTGCGAGGCCCACTACGACTCACAGACCTGCCAGATCTCAGTGGTGCGGAAGGCCAACCCCAGCCTGCCCTGTGTGAAGAGCATGGAGCACAAGTGGGGCTCAGCCAGCACCCTTGAGCCGCTGAGCAACAAGGTGCTGGGCACGGGGCTGAGCAGACAGAGGCTCATCAGTGCCCCATGCTCCCTAGCATCAGCCTCTCTCCTCCAGAGCACACCTCCTGCGTGCTCCAGACCTGCCCCATCCCATAGAGACATCACTGCAGCCACCTTCGAGGGAAACCACTATCCACACACTATGCTACTGAGTTAA